A portion of the Actinomycetes bacterium genome contains these proteins:
- a CDS encoding response regulator transcription factor — protein sequence MRVLVVEDEARMARLLKRGLEEEGHAVDVASDGADGLWMATENPYAAIVLDVMLPGLDGFALCRKLRTEGIWTPVLMLTARDEVGDRVRGLDAGADDYLVKPFSLLELAARLRALARRDDRARPTVLSEGDLKLDPATRRAWRGDTELQLSPKEFALLELFLRHSGVVLTRSQIIDAAWDFAYEGTSNVVDQYVTYLRRKVDLPFGRHDIETVRGMGYRLRQVEQA from the coding sequence ATGCGTGTGCTCGTGGTCGAGGACGAGGCCCGGATGGCCCGACTGCTCAAGCGCGGGCTGGAGGAGGAAGGCCACGCGGTCGACGTCGCCTCCGATGGCGCCGACGGGCTGTGGATGGCCACGGAGAATCCGTACGCGGCGATCGTCCTGGATGTCATGCTTCCGGGGCTGGACGGATTCGCGCTGTGTCGCAAGTTACGCACCGAGGGCATCTGGACCCCGGTGCTGATGTTGACCGCACGGGATGAGGTCGGCGACCGGGTTCGCGGCCTGGACGCCGGAGCGGACGACTACCTGGTCAAGCCGTTCAGCCTCCTGGAGCTCGCGGCGAGGCTGCGCGCGCTTGCCCGCCGGGACGACCGCGCCCGTCCCACGGTCTTGAGCGAGGGCGACCTCAAGCTGGACCCCGCCACGAGACGGGCATGGCGCGGTGACACCGAGCTACAGCTGTCACCTAAAGAGTTCGCCCTGTTGGAGCTGTTTCTCCGGCACAGCGGTGTTGTCCTCACCCGGTCGCAGATCATCGACGCCGCCTGGGATTTCGCCTACGAGGGTACGTCGAACGTTGTCGACCAGTACGTGACCTACCTACGGCGCAAGGTCGACCTGCCGTTCGGGCGTCACGACATCGAGACCGTCCGGGGGATGGGCTACCGGCTCCGCC
- a CDS encoding FAD:protein FMN transferase, whose amino-acid sequence MARAELGVPTPIPAAWRRIDIGSGAIGVAERDALGTGARVAVWPPRNLPRLLTIVDSELARLDRQVSRFRADSEISRIHSAGGVVHRVSEGLAEAIRVALAAARWTGGLVDPTVGAALVSLGYDRDFVEIGTGQASVAPVAATPVPGWQMVRLDGAALRLPDGITLDLGATAKGLGADRAAAAAFAAAGTGGVLVSLGGDIAVVGEAPMDGWPVWVADADTTSGMSLTAAQLVRLAVGALASSSTTCRRWQRNGQQMHHIVDPRTGLPANGPWRTASVAAATCAAANAASTAAIVAGEQAEAWLVAEGLTARLVAHDGTVRLTGGWPATNGGTLPASCRGLFETGSYQHQVWSRS is encoded by the coding sequence ATGGCCCGCGCTGAGCTCGGCGTGCCCACGCCAATTCCGGCCGCCTGGCGGCGCATCGACATCGGGTCAGGTGCCATCGGTGTGGCCGAAAGGGACGCGCTGGGTACCGGTGCCCGGGTCGCTGTGTGGCCACCGCGCAACCTGCCCCGTCTACTCACCATCGTCGATTCCGAACTCGCGCGGTTGGACCGGCAAGTGAGCCGCTTCCGGGCCGACTCCGAGATTTCCCGGATCCACAGCGCCGGCGGCGTGGTCCACCGGGTCAGTGAAGGGCTCGCCGAGGCGATCCGGGTTGCGCTGGCCGCCGCACGCTGGACTGGGGGCCTGGTGGACCCGACGGTGGGGGCTGCCTTGGTGTCGCTCGGCTACGACCGTGACTTCGTCGAGATCGGCACTGGCCAGGCCTCAGTGGCTCCCGTCGCTGCCACCCCGGTGCCGGGTTGGCAGATGGTCAGGCTCGACGGGGCAGCCCTGCGCCTGCCCGACGGGATCACGCTTGATCTCGGCGCGACCGCCAAGGGCCTCGGAGCCGACCGAGCCGCAGCGGCGGCGTTCGCGGCCGCCGGGACCGGCGGCGTGCTGGTCAGCCTCGGCGGCGACATCGCCGTCGTCGGCGAGGCGCCAATGGACGGCTGGCCGGTCTGGGTCGCCGACGCAGACACGACTAGCGGCATGTCCCTAACAGCGGCGCAGCTGGTCAGGCTCGCCGTCGGGGCGCTGGCCAGCTCGTCAACCACCTGCCGGCGGTGGCAGCGGAACGGTCAGCAGATGCACCACATCGTGGATCCGCGAACCGGCCTTCCGGCCAACGGGCCGTGGCGCACGGCCAGCGTCGCGGCAGCCACCTGCGCAGCAGCCAACGCTGCATCGACCGCGGCGATCGTCGCCGGTGAGCAGGCAGAGGCGTGGCTGGTTGCCGAAGGGCTGACTGCCCGGCTCGTCGCCCACGACGGCACGGTGCGGCTCACTGGCGGGTGGCCTGCGACGAATGGCGGAACCCTCCCGGCATCGTGCAGAGGTCTCTTCGAGACCGGTTCGTACCAACACCAAGTCTGGAGTCGGTCATGA
- a CDS encoding ferric reductase-like transmembrane domain-containing protein: MTVQTGVQSLWFLSRGSGLILLALFSVVVVLGIATRTGSVPARWPRFAVAELHRTLSLFAVALLGLHVATAILDPFVSIGWAAVVLPFVSPYRPFAIGMGTLAVDLGAAVLLTSLVRERLGFRAWRAVHWLAYLAWPVAFIHSLRAGTDLGVWWVAVVEWGSAIMLATAVLARLLGGVRTRPATSGSASGLPLGVAAQDAGQGANAR; this comes from the coding sequence ATGACAGTGCAAACGGGCGTGCAGTCCTTGTGGTTCCTATCCCGCGGCAGCGGCCTGATCCTGCTAGCGCTCTTCAGCGTCGTTGTGGTGCTCGGCATCGCGACCCGCACCGGATCGGTGCCGGCTCGCTGGCCGCGCTTCGCCGTCGCGGAGCTGCATCGGACGCTCTCGCTGTTCGCGGTTGCTCTGTTGGGTCTGCACGTCGCCACCGCAATCCTGGACCCCTTCGTCTCGATCGGCTGGGCGGCCGTCGTCCTGCCGTTCGTGTCGCCATATCGGCCGTTCGCGATTGGCATGGGCACACTCGCCGTCGACCTGGGCGCGGCGGTGCTGCTCACCAGCCTGGTTCGCGAGCGCCTTGGCTTCCGTGCCTGGCGCGCGGTGCACTGGCTCGCCTACCTGGCCTGGCCCGTGGCGTTCATCCACTCCCTGCGAGCAGGTACTGATCTCGGAGTCTGGTGGGTGGCTGTGGTCGAATGGGGATCCGCCATAATGCTGGCGACCGCCGTCCTGGCACGGTTGCTCGGCGGGGTCCGCACCCGCCCGGCAACGTCAGGCAGCGCGAGCGGCCTGCCGCTCGGGGTGGCGGCCCAGGACGCCGGTCAGGGGGCGAACGCCCGATGA